In Curtobacterium sp. MCPF17_002, one genomic interval encodes:
- a CDS encoding flagellar biosynthetic protein FliR, which yields MELVINGDRLEATMLAGVRLVAFFVIAPPFSYRAFPGTVKVILGIGLAIGVAPKVAEGYHSLDTGPFLLALVTQLVVGLALGFLVYLVFAAVQSAGALIDLFGGFTLAQAFDPQSQVNGAQFTRLFQMASLALLFASGGYQLIVGGLVRSFDAVPLTGTFELGGMASLLVTALSQMFLATLQIAGPLVVVLFLADVGLGLLTRVAPALNAFQMGFPIKIGLTVVFAGALFMALPSVVSSLTGDAVAAITGQG from the coding sequence ATGGAGCTCGTGATCAACGGCGACCGCCTCGAGGCGACGATGCTCGCCGGCGTCCGGCTCGTCGCGTTCTTCGTCATCGCGCCGCCGTTCTCGTACCGCGCGTTCCCGGGCACCGTGAAGGTCATCCTCGGCATCGGTCTGGCGATCGGCGTCGCCCCGAAGGTCGCCGAGGGGTACCACTCGCTCGACACCGGCCCGTTCCTGCTCGCCCTCGTCACGCAGCTCGTCGTGGGGCTCGCCCTCGGGTTCCTCGTGTACCTGGTGTTCGCCGCCGTGCAGTCCGCCGGCGCCCTCATCGACCTGTTCGGCGGGTTCACCCTGGCGCAGGCGTTCGACCCGCAGTCGCAGGTGAACGGCGCCCAGTTCACGCGGTTGTTCCAGATGGCGTCGCTCGCGCTGCTCTTCGCCTCGGGCGGGTACCAGCTCATCGTCGGCGGTCTCGTCCGGTCGTTCGACGCCGTCCCGCTCACCGGGACCTTCGAACTCGGCGGGATGGCGTCGCTCCTCGTCACCGCGCTGTCCCAGATGTTCCTCGCGACGCTGCAGATCGCCGGGCCGCTCGTCGTCGTCCTCTTCCTCGCCGACGTCGGTCTCGGGCTCCTCACGCGTGTCGCGCCCGCCCTCAACGCGTTCCAGATGGGCTTCCCGATCAAGATCGGGCTCACCGTCGTCTTCGCGGGCGCGCTCTTCATGGCCCTGCCGTCCGTCGTGTCGTCCCTCACCGGCGACGCGGTGGCCGCGATCACGGGACAGGGGTGA
- a CDS encoding flagellar motor switch protein FliM, with amino-acid sequence MTKTLPAPEVYDFARPSTLAREHARVLELAFETFARQWGTQLTAKVRAVSQVTCEQVEMTTYDEYAASLPALTGMVLLPIADVVPKGVLQVPLDAALTWVSHALGASKPLPTPDRTFTPIEQALVRRIVEDALDDLRYSFGGLLAHDVTAGGFQFNSQFAQAAQKGDLMIVASFTIRVGDRVAPGTLALPADAVLPQLGEAAAHVSPADARALLDAQLAGVPVGVSLRFAPATVLPSQVLRLAVGDVLPLPHPQHRPLTITVDGEPVGTAAVGANGSRLAGIVVTTTPAATSTEQPA; translated from the coding sequence GTGACCAAGACCCTGCCAGCGCCCGAGGTGTACGACTTCGCGCGCCCGTCGACGCTCGCCCGTGAGCACGCACGGGTCCTCGAGCTCGCCTTCGAGACCTTCGCGCGCCAGTGGGGCACCCAGCTGACCGCGAAGGTCCGCGCGGTGAGCCAGGTCACCTGCGAGCAGGTGGAGATGACGACGTACGACGAGTACGCCGCCTCGCTGCCCGCGCTCACCGGGATGGTCCTGCTGCCGATCGCGGACGTCGTCCCGAAGGGCGTGCTGCAGGTCCCGCTCGACGCCGCGCTGACGTGGGTCTCGCACGCGCTCGGCGCCTCGAAGCCGCTGCCGACCCCGGACCGCACCTTCACGCCGATCGAGCAGGCCCTGGTCCGCCGGATCGTCGAGGACGCCCTCGACGACCTCCGCTACTCGTTCGGCGGACTCCTCGCGCACGACGTCACGGCCGGCGGGTTCCAGTTCAACTCGCAGTTCGCCCAGGCCGCCCAGAAGGGCGACCTCATGATCGTCGCCTCGTTCACGATCCGCGTCGGCGACCGTGTCGCCCCGGGGACGCTCGCGCTCCCGGCGGACGCCGTCCTGCCGCAGCTCGGCGAGGCCGCCGCGCACGTGTCGCCGGCCGACGCCCGCGCCCTGCTCGACGCGCAACTCGCGGGCGTGCCGGTCGGCGTCAGCCTGCGCTTCGCCCCGGCGACGGTCCTGCCCTCCCAGGTGCTCCGGCTCGCCGTCGGAGACGTCCTGCCGCTGCCGCACCCGCAGCACCGCCCCCTCACCATCACGGTCGACGGCGAGCCCGTCGGCACCGCCGCGGTCGGCGCGAACGGCTCGCGCCTCGCCGGCATCGTCGTCACCACCACACCCGCCGCAACGAGCACGGAGCAGCCCGCATGA
- a CDS encoding flagellar biosynthesis protein FlhA, whose product MNRKDLPKLVVPVFIVGIILLLILPVPSFLLDFLIICNILLALVILLTTLFVKKPLDFSVFPSLLLVATLFRLGLNVASTRLVLGEGFAGDVIQAFGHVAVSGSIIIGAVIFLILIVIQFVVVTKGAERVAEVGARFTLDAMPGKQMAIDADLNAGLITDEQAKERRASVSAEADFYGAMDGASKFVKGDAIAGILIIVINLIGGIAIGMLQNGLSVTDALSKYGILTIGDGLVTQIPALLMAVSTGMIVTRSGAESEMGSSAANQLGQSRNALTIAGVAAIAMGFIPGMPILPFLLVGATLLFTGWRIGQNAARAEKTAAEQDALAAAAPSADTPEDLIEQMRVHALEILLAPDLVDMVSGSSDDLLGRVRALRRKIAIDMGVVVPPVRTRDSIELPPSTYAIRIAGVEAGRGTAPSRSVLALGDHLEGLPGETTVEPVFGLAGKWVPAELRHAAEMTGATVIDRVSVLVTHLQAIIGDNAARLLTREDVKVLTEGVKQVNPAAVEELVPGMLSLAELQRVLQGLLVERVPINDLGRICEALTLRAKVSTDPEGLVEAARAALGPALPARHLDNGVLRVIMIDPLLEQSMLEGLRPSEQGSQIVLDAHRIEQVLGSLRDAVRAVEDQGISAVLVCAPQLRPAVHRMVSAQSNGLPVLSYQEATAAGSTIETVGVVRAADPIAA is encoded by the coding sequence ATGAACCGCAAGGACCTGCCGAAGCTCGTCGTCCCGGTCTTCATCGTCGGCATCATCCTGCTGCTGATCCTGCCGGTGCCGTCGTTCCTGCTCGACTTCCTCATCATCTGCAACATCCTGCTGGCGCTCGTGATCCTCCTCACGACGCTGTTCGTGAAGAAGCCGCTCGACTTCTCGGTGTTCCCGTCGCTGCTCCTCGTCGCGACGCTGTTCCGCCTCGGCCTCAACGTCGCGTCGACCCGCCTGGTGCTCGGCGAGGGCTTCGCCGGGGACGTCATCCAGGCGTTCGGCCACGTCGCCGTCTCGGGCTCGATCATCATCGGCGCGGTGATCTTCCTCATCCTCATCGTCATCCAGTTCGTCGTCGTGACGAAGGGCGCCGAGCGCGTCGCCGAGGTCGGTGCGCGCTTCACCCTCGACGCGATGCCCGGCAAGCAGATGGCCATCGACGCGGACCTCAACGCCGGGCTCATCACCGACGAGCAGGCGAAGGAACGCCGTGCGTCCGTCTCCGCCGAGGCCGACTTCTACGGTGCGATGGACGGCGCGTCGAAGTTCGTCAAGGGCGACGCGATCGCGGGCATCCTCATCATCGTCATCAACCTCATCGGCGGCATCGCTATCGGGATGCTGCAGAACGGCCTCTCGGTCACGGACGCGCTGTCGAAGTACGGCATCCTGACGATCGGCGACGGCCTCGTCACGCAGATCCCGGCGCTCCTCATGGCGGTGTCCACGGGCATGATCGTGACCCGCTCGGGCGCCGAGTCCGAGATGGGCTCGTCGGCGGCCAACCAGCTCGGGCAGTCCCGGAACGCCCTCACCATCGCCGGTGTCGCCGCGATCGCGATGGGATTCATCCCCGGCATGCCGATCCTGCCGTTCCTGCTCGTCGGCGCCACGCTGCTGTTCACCGGCTGGCGCATCGGGCAGAACGCCGCCCGCGCCGAGAAGACCGCAGCCGAGCAGGACGCACTGGCCGCAGCCGCGCCGAGCGCCGACACCCCCGAGGACCTCATCGAGCAGATGCGGGTGCACGCGCTCGAGATCCTGCTCGCGCCCGACCTCGTCGACATGGTCTCCGGCTCCTCCGACGACCTGCTCGGCCGCGTCCGTGCCCTCCGCCGCAAGATCGCGATCGACATGGGCGTCGTGGTGCCCCCGGTCCGCACCCGGGACAGCATCGAGCTGCCGCCGTCGACCTACGCCATCCGGATCGCCGGCGTCGAGGCGGGCCGCGGCACCGCGCCGTCGCGCAGCGTCCTCGCGCTCGGCGACCACCTCGAGGGCCTGCCGGGGGAGACGACCGTCGAGCCGGTGTTCGGCCTCGCCGGCAAGTGGGTGCCCGCCGAGCTCCGGCACGCCGCCGAGATGACCGGCGCCACCGTCATCGACCGCGTCTCCGTGCTCGTCACCCACCTGCAGGCGATCATCGGCGACAACGCCGCGCGCCTCCTCACCCGCGAGGACGTCAAGGTCCTCACCGAGGGCGTCAAGCAGGTCAACCCCGCCGCGGTCGAGGAGCTCGTCCCCGGCATGCTCTCCCTCGCCGAGCTCCAGCGCGTGCTGCAGGGGCTCCTCGTCGAGCGGGTGCCGATCAACGACCTCGGCCGGATCTGCGAGGCGCTCACCCTCCGCGCGAAGGTCTCCACCGACCCCGAGGGGCTCGTCGAGGCCGCCCGCGCCGCGCTCGGCCCCGCGCTGCCCGCCCGTCACCTCGACAACGGCGTGCTCCGGGTCATCATGATCGACCCGCTGCTCGAGCAGTCGATGCTCGAGGGGCTCCGGCCCTCCGAGCAGGGCAGCCAGATCGTGCTCGACGCGCACCGCATCGAGCAGGTCCTCGGGTCCCTGCGCGACGCCGTGCGTGCCGTCGAGGACCAGGGCATCTCCGCCGTCCTCGTCTGCGCACCGCAGCTCCGGCCGGCCGTGCACCGCATGGTCTCCGCGCAGTCGAACGGCCTGCCCGTGCTCTCCTACCAGGAGGCCACCGCCGCGGGCTCCACCATCGAGACCGTGGGAGTGGTCCGTGCCGCCGACCCGATTGCAGCGTAA
- a CDS encoding EscU/YscU/HrcU family type III secretion system export apparatus switch protein, whose translation MSDSGERSEQATQKRMREVHQKGQIGRSQDLGAWIGIGAAAVMMPAAIGNAAAAGSDQLRAVQRVIADPSIGTMNGVFHDALGSVGATLGPMLGVVLVAVVAAAVAQGGVHFRKLTPQPDHFDPIAGLKRVFGTQAMWNGLKALLKTGVVGLVLWFAVQALVPVLMTSGSLPLSAVLDAAAAGTGTLMRAAIAAGLVLAALDVFVVIRRNRKRTMMTKREVKDENKHSEGDPLVKSQRRSRQIAMSRNRMVQAIGTADVVMTNPTHYAVALRYEPGKSAPKVVAKGAGPVATMIRERAEQERVPIVQDVPLTRALHAACELGQEVPVDLYTPVARVLSFVMALKTRGAAAGTHRPPRPTTPDEVAAVIDPATLTGDLRPRKLRPTTSPEGVPA comes from the coding sequence GTGTCCGACAGCGGAGAACGGTCCGAACAGGCCACACAGAAGCGGATGCGCGAGGTCCACCAGAAGGGCCAGATCGGTCGTTCGCAGGACCTCGGGGCGTGGATCGGCATCGGCGCGGCCGCGGTCATGATGCCCGCTGCGATCGGAAACGCCGCCGCGGCCGGTTCCGACCAGCTGCGCGCCGTGCAGCGGGTCATCGCCGATCCCTCGATCGGCACGATGAACGGGGTGTTCCACGACGCCCTCGGGTCCGTCGGTGCCACCCTCGGCCCGATGCTCGGCGTCGTCCTCGTCGCCGTCGTCGCCGCCGCGGTGGCGCAGGGCGGCGTGCACTTCCGGAAGCTCACGCCGCAGCCGGACCACTTCGATCCGATCGCTGGCCTCAAGCGCGTGTTCGGTACCCAGGCGATGTGGAACGGCCTCAAGGCACTCCTCAAGACCGGGGTCGTCGGACTCGTCCTCTGGTTCGCGGTGCAGGCGCTCGTCCCCGTCCTCATGACCAGTGGGTCGTTGCCGCTGTCCGCCGTGCTCGACGCCGCGGCCGCCGGCACCGGCACGCTGATGCGGGCCGCGATCGCCGCCGGGCTCGTCCTCGCCGCGCTCGACGTGTTCGTCGTCATCCGGCGGAACCGCAAGCGCACGATGATGACCAAGCGCGAGGTCAAGGACGAGAACAAGCACAGCGAGGGCGACCCCCTCGTGAAGTCGCAGCGCCGGTCCCGGCAGATCGCGATGAGCCGGAACCGCATGGTCCAGGCGATCGGGACCGCCGACGTCGTCATGACGAACCCGACCCACTACGCGGTCGCGCTCCGCTACGAGCCGGGCAAGTCCGCACCGAAGGTCGTCGCGAAGGGCGCCGGTCCGGTCGCGACGATGATCCGCGAACGAGCCGAGCAGGAACGCGTGCCGATCGTGCAGGACGTCCCGCTCACCCGAGCACTGCACGCGGCGTGCGAGCTCGGGCAGGAGGTCCCCGTCGACCTCTACACGCCCGTCGCCCGGGTGCTGTCGTTCGTGATGGCGCTCAAGACCCGCGGCGCCGCCGCCGGCACGCACAGACCGCCCCGGCCCACCACGCCGGACGAGGTGGCCGCGGTCATCGACCCGGCGACGCTCACCGGCGACCTCCGACCTCGCAAGCTCCGCCCGACCACGTCTCCTGAAGGGGTGCCCGCATGA
- the csrA gene encoding carbon storage regulator CsrA: MLVLTRKVGERILVGDDIVITVLDSRGDGVRIGIDAPRGVKIQREEVVQAVIAANAEAAAAASAGGSGGSGGPGGPGDSGGSGGSADDAEARLRKALGELGTLGELGTEPPRDA, encoded by the coding sequence GTGCTGGTACTCACGCGGAAGGTCGGCGAGCGGATCCTCGTCGGTGACGACATCGTCATCACGGTGCTCGACAGCCGCGGGGACGGCGTCCGCATCGGCATCGACGCCCCGCGCGGGGTGAAGATCCAGCGCGAAGAGGTCGTGCAGGCGGTCATCGCGGCGAACGCCGAGGCGGCTGCTGCCGCGTCGGCTGGTGGTTCCGGCGGGTCTGGCGGTCCTGGCGGTCCTGGCGATTCCGGCGGTTCCGGCGGTTCCGCCGACGATGCCGAGGCGCGGCTGCGCAAGGCGCTCGGGGAGCTCGGGACCCTCGGAGAGCTCGGGACCGAGCCGCCGCGGGACGCCTGA
- a CDS encoding flagellar biosynthetic protein FliO: MDTLVIALRVALSLGVVLALMWVLHRRMAKGPFGAGKAKGRRSASVEVVARQGIGGKASVVVVDVEGERLVLGVTEHGVALLTSGQAPAPELTIVTGPVQLPVRPTPSAEQFRRELAQQTAAEPRLQAEPAAVTEPSAVSEPSTVAEPLPMRPRNRRSQRTVVPTPAQLQGSILSADTWRQAAAALRNRRAG; this comes from the coding sequence GTGGACACGCTCGTCATCGCCCTCCGCGTCGCGCTCTCGCTCGGCGTCGTGCTCGCCCTCATGTGGGTGCTGCACCGACGCATGGCGAAGGGCCCGTTCGGCGCGGGCAAGGCCAAGGGCCGTCGTTCGGCCTCGGTCGAGGTCGTCGCCCGTCAGGGCATCGGCGGCAAGGCGAGCGTGGTCGTGGTCGACGTCGAGGGCGAGCGCCTCGTGCTCGGCGTCACCGAGCACGGCGTGGCCCTGCTCACCAGCGGGCAGGCGCCCGCGCCCGAACTGACCATCGTGACGGGTCCCGTCCAGCTGCCCGTGCGTCCGACCCCGTCGGCCGAGCAGTTCCGTCGGGAACTCGCGCAGCAGACGGCGGCCGAGCCGCGCCTCCAGGCCGAGCCGGCTGCCGTGACGGAGCCGTCCGCCGTGTCGGAGCCGTCCACCGTGGCGGAACCGCTCCCGATGCGCCCCCGGAACCGCCGCTCGCAGCGCACCGTCGTGCCGACCCCCGCGCAGCTGCAGGGTTCGATCCTGTCCGCGGACACCTGGCGCCAGGCCGCCGCAGCGCTCCGGAACCGGCGGGCCGGGTGA
- a CDS encoding MotA/TolQ/ExbB proton channel family protein: protein MDIATIVGILLAFGALFGMVEMEHVELAGLFLPAPMLLVFGATIGCGIASTTLKDAIASFKSVPKAFTGKVTPPASVIEDVVGLAETARSNGLLALEQEADKHDDPFMKKALQNIADGTDGDELRILLEDEIESNAAPVRSASAFFMGLGGFAPTVGIIGTVVSLTHVLANLGKPDELGPLIASAFVATLWGLLTANFLWLPIGGKLRKLAQLESDRQTLLMEGLLAVQAGSQPRLLGERLKAMVPPAARNDAAGGKGKAGKGKGGDAGADDQQLAA from the coding sequence ATGGACATCGCGACGATCGTCGGCATCCTCCTCGCCTTCGGTGCGCTCTTCGGCATGGTCGAGATGGAACACGTCGAGCTCGCCGGGCTGTTCCTCCCCGCCCCGATGCTCCTCGTGTTCGGCGCCACCATCGGCTGCGGCATCGCGAGCACCACGCTGAAGGACGCGATCGCCAGCTTCAAGTCGGTCCCGAAGGCGTTCACCGGCAAGGTCACCCCGCCGGCCTCGGTCATCGAGGACGTGGTCGGGCTCGCCGAGACGGCACGGTCGAACGGTCTGCTCGCGCTCGAGCAGGAGGCCGACAAGCACGACGACCCGTTCATGAAGAAGGCGCTGCAGAACATCGCGGACGGCACCGACGGCGACGAGCTGCGGATCCTGCTCGAGGACGAGATCGAGTCGAACGCCGCCCCGGTGCGGAGCGCGAGCGCGTTCTTCATGGGCCTCGGCGGGTTCGCCCCGACGGTCGGCATCATCGGCACCGTGGTCTCGCTGACGCACGTGCTGGCCAACCTCGGCAAGCCGGACGAGCTCGGCCCGCTCATCGCGAGCGCGTTCGTCGCGACGCTGTGGGGCCTCCTCACCGCGAACTTCCTCTGGCTGCCCATCGGCGGCAAGCTCCGGAAGCTCGCGCAGCTGGAGTCCGACCGGCAGACCCTGCTGATGGAGGGCCTCCTCGCCGTGCAGGCCGGCAGCCAGCCCCGGCTGCTCGGTGAGCGCCTCAAGGCCATGGTCCCGCCCGCCGCCCGCAACGACGCGGCCGGTGGCAAGGGCAAGGCGGGCAAGGGCAAGGGCGGCGACGCAGGCGCCGACGACCAGCAGCTGGCGGCCTGA
- a CDS encoding flagellar motor protein MotB, with protein MSANPRGHGRGRGGRKKGGHDDAEHPDERWMASYMDMITVLMCMFLVLFAMSTVDQQKYIQLKNSLATGFGEVKSQKIDTASGTVVTKDQVKDGSGYSEDKSQADHSTASSGAKDTNVDPASTVVPTTATKADVAAAQKELDDLKAIEAAIKGNLDKAGQTSNVQFTVDARGLTVRLVGSETYFTTNSADLSDQARRIMDAISPVLKTADHDVSVEGHADQRNSTAPYATNWELSASRATGVLRDLVERGGMPAEHIQSVGFGSSRPLAKGGTDADLTLNRRVDIVVLSNQDQDVSALMPALAKAQDGAHQG; from the coding sequence ATGAGCGCGAACCCCCGTGGGCACGGGCGCGGTCGCGGCGGCCGGAAGAAGGGCGGCCACGACGACGCCGAGCACCCCGACGAGCGCTGGATGGCGTCCTACATGGACATGATCACGGTGCTGATGTGCATGTTCCTCGTGCTCTTCGCGATGTCGACGGTCGACCAGCAGAAGTACATCCAGCTGAAGAACTCGCTCGCGACGGGCTTCGGCGAGGTGAAGTCGCAGAAGATCGACACCGCCTCCGGCACCGTCGTCACGAAGGACCAGGTGAAGGACGGCTCCGGCTACTCCGAGGACAAGTCGCAGGCGGACCACTCCACCGCCTCGTCCGGCGCGAAGGACACGAACGTCGACCCCGCGTCCACCGTCGTGCCGACCACGGCGACGAAGGCCGACGTCGCCGCGGCCCAGAAGGAGCTCGACGACCTCAAGGCGATCGAGGCGGCCATCAAGGGCAACCTCGACAAGGCCGGTCAGACGTCGAACGTGCAGTTCACGGTGGACGCCCGCGGGTTGACCGTGCGGCTCGTCGGCAGCGAGACGTACTTCACGACGAACAGCGCCGACCTGTCCGACCAGGCACGGCGGATCATGGACGCGATCTCGCCGGTGCTGAAGACCGCGGATCACGACGTCAGCGTCGAGGGTCACGCCGACCAGCGGAACTCGACGGCGCCGTACGCGACGAACTGGGAGCTCAGCGCCTCGCGCGCGACCGGGGTGCTGCGGGACCTCGTGGAGCGGGGCGGCATGCCGGCGGAGCACATCCAGAGCGTCGGGTTCGGGTCGAGCCGGCCGCTCGCGAAGGGCGGCACCGATGCCGACCTCACCCTGAACCGGCGGGTCGACATCGTGGTGCTGTCGAACCAGGACCAGGACGTCAGCGCGCTCATGCCCGCCCTGGCGAAGGCACAGGACGGAGCGCACCAGGGCTGA
- the fliP gene encoding flagellar type III secretion system pore protein FliP (The bacterial flagellar biogenesis protein FliP forms a type III secretion system (T3SS)-type pore required for flagellar assembly.), whose protein sequence is MTAVRGHRLALSGRVVALVVLGLAVVAGFLMLTATGAHAAGVVQPTAPATPTAPANGDFSVSVNGPDGTPSSAVVTLIGITLLSVAPALLLMMTSFTKIFVVLAMTRNALGLQSIPPNQVIAGLALFLSLFVMAPVLGHINDDALQPYLAGHIDFAKAVEVGTKPLRTFMLHQTREEDVALITRAAGQDNPKSMADVPMTTVIPAFVISELRSAFIIGFVIFIPFLVIDLVVSAALMSMGMMMLPPVMISLPFKILLFVLVDGWGLIIKSLIESYHVV, encoded by the coding sequence GTGACCGCGGTCCGGGGTCACCGTCTGGCCCTGAGCGGGCGCGTCGTCGCCCTCGTCGTCCTCGGACTCGCGGTCGTCGCCGGGTTCCTCATGCTCACCGCGACCGGCGCCCACGCCGCGGGCGTGGTCCAGCCGACCGCGCCGGCCACGCCGACGGCACCGGCGAACGGCGACTTCAGCGTCAGCGTGAACGGGCCGGACGGCACGCCGTCGTCCGCCGTCGTGACGCTCATCGGCATCACGCTCCTCAGCGTCGCGCCCGCGCTGCTGCTCATGATGACGTCGTTCACGAAGATCTTCGTGGTGCTCGCGATGACGCGGAACGCGCTCGGCCTGCAGTCCATCCCGCCGAACCAGGTCATCGCCGGCCTCGCGCTGTTCCTGTCGCTGTTCGTGATGGCCCCGGTCCTCGGGCACATCAACGACGACGCCCTGCAGCCCTACCTCGCCGGGCACATCGACTTCGCGAAGGCGGTCGAGGTCGGCACCAAGCCGCTCCGGACCTTCATGCTGCACCAGACCCGCGAGGAGGACGTCGCCCTCATCACGCGTGCCGCCGGGCAGGACAACCCGAAGTCGATGGCCGACGTCCCGATGACGACCGTGATCCCGGCGTTCGTGATCTCCGAGCTGCGGAGCGCGTTCATCATCGGGTTCGTCATCTTCATCCCGTTCCTCGTCATCGACCTCGTCGTCTCCGCCGCGCTCATGTCGATGGGCATGATGATGCTGCCGCCGGTCATGATCTCGCTGCCGTTCAAGATCCTGCTGTTCGTCCTCGTGGACGGCTGGGGACTCATCATCAAGTCGCTCATCGAGAGCTACCACGTTGTCTAG
- the fliN gene encoding flagellar motor switch protein FliN, with protein sequence MTTTTLHTQAADALVAQLPTAAPLAAVLQPGGATPVALEAARDAVVASFVGGLSADVVLVLTDLEAVAAAGGTEHGIVDVTDVLRPSLEAAASVLGVGVLGDARRESASALLADPDAVVFELTAGGVPGGWFALRVRENGTVSAPAAPATTIPSGNLGRINNVEMTLTVEIGRTRMSVRDVLGMEPGAVVELDRSAGAPADVLLNGRLIAHGEVVVVDQDYAVRITKILDVAESV encoded by the coding sequence ATGACCACCACGACCCTCCACACGCAGGCTGCCGACGCCCTCGTCGCGCAGCTCCCGACGGCGGCCCCGCTGGCAGCGGTGCTCCAGCCTGGAGGCGCGACACCCGTCGCCCTCGAAGCGGCCCGTGACGCCGTGGTCGCGTCGTTCGTCGGCGGCCTGTCGGCCGACGTCGTGCTCGTGCTCACCGACCTGGAGGCCGTCGCGGCAGCCGGCGGGACCGAGCACGGGATCGTCGACGTCACGGACGTCCTCCGTCCGTCGCTCGAGGCCGCCGCGTCCGTGCTCGGCGTCGGGGTCCTCGGTGACGCCCGGCGCGAGTCGGCGTCCGCGCTCCTGGCCGACCCGGACGCCGTGGTGTTCGAGCTCACGGCCGGTGGCGTCCCCGGTGGCTGGTTCGCGCTGCGGGTGCGCGAGAACGGCACCGTGTCCGCGCCGGCGGCCCCCGCGACGACGATCCCGTCCGGCAACCTCGGCCGCATCAACAACGTCGAGATGACCCTCACGGTCGAGATCGGCCGCACCCGGATGTCCGTCCGCGACGTGCTCGGCATGGAGCCCGGAGCGGTCGTCGAACTCGACCGCAGCGCCGGCGCCCCCGCGGACGTCCTGCTCAACGGGCGGCTCATCGCGCACGGCGAGGTCGTGGTCGTCGACCAGGACTACGCCGTCCGGATCACGAAGATCCTCGACGTCGCCGAATCCGTCTGA
- the fliQ gene encoding flagellar biosynthesis protein FliQ codes for MNQQAVIDLVLQALLVAGKLAAPVLVTSLVVGFAISLFQSVTQIQEVTLSFVPKAVAVAIALVVCGNWMISEMVGFTHVAFDMIPKLLGAG; via the coding sequence ATGAACCAGCAGGCCGTCATCGACCTCGTGCTGCAGGCGCTCCTCGTCGCCGGCAAGCTCGCGGCCCCCGTCCTGGTGACCTCGCTCGTCGTGGGCTTCGCGATCTCGCTCTTCCAGTCGGTCACGCAGATCCAGGAGGTCACGCTCTCGTTCGTCCCGAAGGCCGTCGCGGTCGCGATCGCGCTGGTCGTCTGCGGCAACTGGATGATCTCGGAGATGGTCGGGTTCACCCACGTCGCGTTCGACATGATCCCGAAACTGCTCGGGGCCGGCTGA